The proteins below come from a single Mesorhizobium loti genomic window:
- a CDS encoding insulinase family protein — MEHLARGWPLTHSLPLSAASTQHLQNKGQLTLTQTLPIGRSRKEKPSVTLRFGCLRGTLFATALAFVTTAPVLAANDDIKATNFLLDNGMEVVVIPDNRAPIVTHMVWYKIGSADEPPGKSGIAHFVEHLMFKAATINHAAGEFDRAVAEIGGSHNAFTSQDYTAFYETVAPPALEQMMSFEADRMFNLSITDDDIKTERDVIIEERRSRIDNDPQAVLGEAVDATLWQNQPYRIPVIGWMQEMEKLDWTDARAFYDKYYTPNNAVLVVAGDVAPETVKALAEKTYGTVPAAPGLTRIRPVEPGQNTKRTVTLTDARVSVPNFSTHWVVPSYRTAERGEAEALDLLAEILGGGTRSRLYQQLVVKQGIAAEAGAHFEGTMLDASYFSIHGSPRGDAKLADIEAAVDAEIARIARDGVTSDELDKAKDRYVRSVIFAHEQQDSIASMYGSTLATGGNLKDVEERPDRIRKVTADQVKAVAARYLVSDHSTTGYLLPLLPNTEN, encoded by the coding sequence ATGGAACATCTGGCTCGGGGCTGGCCATTGACCCACTCTCTCCCACTAAGTGCGGCGAGCACGCAGCACCTTCAAAACAAGGGTCAACTCACTTTGACTCAAACCTTGCCCATCGGCCGGTCACGAAAAGAGAAGCCATCAGTAACCCTTCGGTTTGGCTGCCTGCGCGGGACACTTTTTGCGACCGCGCTGGCGTTTGTGACCACCGCTCCGGTTTTAGCGGCCAACGACGACATCAAGGCAACGAATTTCCTGCTCGACAACGGCATGGAAGTGGTCGTCATCCCCGATAACCGCGCGCCGATCGTCACCCATATGGTCTGGTACAAGATCGGCAGCGCCGACGAGCCGCCCGGCAAATCCGGCATCGCGCATTTCGTCGAGCATCTGATGTTCAAGGCGGCGACGATCAACCATGCCGCCGGCGAGTTCGACCGCGCGGTGGCCGAGATCGGCGGCTCGCACAACGCCTTCACCTCTCAGGACTATACCGCCTTCTATGAGACGGTGGCGCCTCCCGCGTTGGAGCAGATGATGAGCTTCGAGGCCGACCGCATGTTCAACCTCAGCATCACCGACGATGATATCAAGACCGAGCGCGACGTGATCATCGAGGAGCGCCGCTCGCGCATCGACAACGATCCCCAGGCGGTGCTGGGCGAGGCGGTCGACGCCACGCTCTGGCAGAACCAGCCCTACCGAATACCTGTCATCGGCTGGATGCAGGAGATGGAGAAGCTGGACTGGACCGACGCCAGGGCCTTCTACGACAAATATTACACGCCCAACAACGCCGTGCTGGTGGTGGCCGGGGACGTCGCGCCGGAGACGGTAAAGGCTCTGGCCGAGAAGACGTATGGAACGGTGCCGGCGGCTCCTGGTCTAACCCGCATCCGTCCGGTCGAGCCGGGGCAGAACACTAAGCGCACGGTGACGCTGACCGACGCGCGCGTGTCGGTGCCGAACTTTTCGACGCATTGGGTGGTGCCGTCCTATCGCACCGCTGAGCGCGGCGAGGCCGAGGCGCTCGACCTGCTGGCCGAAATCCTCGGCGGCGGCACCCGCAGCCGGCTGTACCAGCAGTTGGTAGTGAAACAGGGCATTGCCGCCGAGGCCGGCGCCCATTTCGAGGGCACCATGCTGGATGCTAGCTACTTCAGCATTCACGGCTCGCCGCGGGGCGACGCCAAGCTTGCCGACATCGAGGCCGCGGTCGACGCCGAGATCGCCCGCATCGCCAGGGACGGCGTCACCAGCGACGAGCTGGACAAGGCGAAAGACCGCTATGTCCGCTCAGTAATCTTCGCCCACGAACAGCAGGACTCCATCGCCAGCATGTATGGCTCCACGCTTGCCACCGGCGGCAATCTGAAAGACGTCGAGGAACGGCCGGACCGCATCCGCAAGGTCACCGCCGATCAGGTCAAGGCCGTTGCCGCCCGCTATCTCGTGTCCGACCATTCGACCACCGGCTATCTCTTGCCTCTCTTGCCCAATACGGAGAATTGA
- a CDS encoding transposase, giving the protein MIASGVVVYVSCQPVDFRKGAASLMALVRDGGLDPFSGALHVFRSKRADRVKTHRPPRREPVGDRLRGRR; this is encoded by the coding sequence ATGATCGCTTCCGGTGTGGTGGTTTACGTGTCGTGCCAGCCGGTCGACTTCCGCAAGGGCGCGGCATCTTTGATGGCGCTGGTCAGGGATGGCGGCCTGGACCCATTCTCGGGGGCACTTCACGTATTCCGTTCGAAGCGTGCGGACCGGGTCAAGACGCACCGCCCGCCTCGGCGAGAGCCAGTTGGTGATCGGCTTCGCGGCCGGCGGTGA
- a CDS encoding IS1634 family transposase: MFVVERVARGHRYLYLVESVRDGKTVRQRTIKALGRKDALVASGELDRLAASIARHGERSLILSDIDAGRIASRRIGGPLLFGRLWERLGIGEVLEEVLEGRQFGFAVERAVFVGTLHRLFVSGSDRDCANWMADYGIEGAEGLALHHFYRAMAWLGEELGEKAQGALVARCVKDAIEEKLFARRQDLFTDLSLVFMDTTSLSFHGAGGETLGKRGHSKDFRPDLAQMILALVVDAEGRPICTEMVPGNTADVTVLLPVVDRLRTRFGVTRACVVADRGMISADTIAALEKLGMEYILGARERSSSVIHNVVLNDAAPMVPLVLERQRGETQLWVKEVKVGKDRYIVSRNDAEAEKDKADRQAIIAGLEAQLKKGDKALVGNSAYRRYLKASGKNFKIDVGKLAEEARYDGITVVRTNAKVTPLQAVLRYRDLLEVESLFRAAKATFNTRPIFHQSDAAIRGHVFCSFLGLVLSKELYRLCRAKGLTPEWQPLLRDLDRLQEATIEKDGRIVTTRTHVTGQVGNVFKAAGIALPHNLDEQLA, translated from the coding sequence ATGTTTGTCGTTGAGAGAGTCGCGCGCGGCCACCGCTATCTTTACCTCGTGGAAAGTGTCCGCGACGGTAAAACCGTTCGCCAGCGCACGATAAAGGCGCTGGGCCGCAAGGATGCGCTGGTTGCCAGCGGCGAACTTGACAGATTGGCGGCCTCGATTGCGCGCCATGGCGAACGCAGCCTCATCCTGTCCGACATTGACGCGGGGCGAATTGCCTCTCGCCGCATCGGCGGTCCGCTGTTGTTCGGGCGGCTGTGGGAGCGGCTCGGGATCGGCGAGGTGCTGGAAGAGGTGCTGGAAGGGCGCCAGTTCGGCTTTGCGGTGGAACGGGCGGTGTTCGTTGGCACGCTGCATCGGCTGTTCGTCTCGGGCTCGGACCGCGACTGCGCGAACTGGATGGCCGATTATGGTATCGAGGGCGCCGAGGGTCTGGCGCTCCATCACTTTTACCGGGCCATGGCGTGGCTGGGCGAGGAACTCGGCGAAAAGGCGCAAGGCGCGCTGGTGGCGCGCTGCGTGAAAGACGCGATCGAGGAAAAGCTCTTCGCGCGCCGGCAGGACCTGTTCACCGACCTCAGCCTTGTGTTCATGGACACCACCTCGTTGTCCTTCCATGGCGCGGGCGGCGAGACGCTGGGCAAGCGCGGGCATTCCAAGGACTTCCGCCCCGATCTGGCGCAAATGATCCTGGCGCTGGTCGTTGATGCCGAGGGCCGGCCGATCTGCACCGAGATGGTGCCCGGCAACACCGCTGACGTGACCGTCCTGTTGCCGGTGGTCGATCGGCTGCGAACGCGCTTCGGCGTCACACGCGCCTGCGTTGTCGCCGATCGCGGCATGATCAGCGCCGATACCATCGCCGCGCTCGAAAAGCTGGGCATGGAATACATTCTGGGGGCCCGCGAACGCTCGAGCAGCGTGATCCACAACGTCGTGCTCAATGACGCGGCACCGATGGTTCCGCTCGTTCTCGAGCGCCAGCGCGGTGAAACTCAGTTGTGGGTCAAAGAGGTCAAGGTCGGTAAAGACCGCTATATCGTCAGCCGCAATGACGCCGAGGCCGAGAAGGACAAGGCCGACCGCCAGGCGATCATCGCCGGCCTCGAGGCACAGCTCAAGAAGGGCGACAAGGCACTGGTCGGCAACTCGGCCTACCGGCGTTACCTCAAGGCCAGCGGCAAGAACTTCAAGATCGATGTCGGCAAGCTTGCCGAGGAAGCCCGCTACGACGGCATCACCGTGGTGCGGACCAACGCGAAGGTGACCCCGCTCCAGGCCGTGCTGCGGTATCGCGATTTGCTCGAGGTCGAGAGCCTGTTCCGCGCCGCCAAGGCAACCTTCAATACCCGGCCGATCTTCCACCAATCCGATGCCGCCATCCGCGGGCATGTGTTTTGCTCGTTCCTGGGGCTCGTACTCAGCAAGGAACTGTACCGCCTCTGCCGGGCCAAAGGCCTGACGCCCGAATGGCAGCCGCTTCTACGCGATCTCGACCGCCTCCAGGAAGCCACCATCGAAAAGGATGGTCGCATCGTCACCACCAGAACCCACGTTACGGGCCAAGTGGGCAACGTCTTCAAGGCAGCTGGCATCGCTCTGCCACACAACCTCGACGAACAACTCGCCTGA
- a CDS encoding IS630 family transposase, with the protein MAGQRRVIELAMNEEEVVQLGAISRSRTERASRVARAQMLLNYRETPSFFTVGRRLGVHHQTVQRCVERAVDYGPLAALDDRPRPGKEPVITPEAKAWLVSLACDKAKDHGYPHELWTTRLLARHAREHGPTAGHACLASLVQGTVCKILGKEEIKPHKVRYYLEQRDAEFEQKMAEVLCVYREVEVLKKASANSNRRRKLVAIISCDEKPGIQAIATTAPDLPPVPGAYATFARDHEYKRHGRLSLLAGIDLLTGKVHALVRDRHRSREFVELLKLLDAAYPVGTAIKLILDNHSAHISRETRAWLATRPAGRFELIFTPKHGSWLNLIEGFSKFARSVLRHIRVTSKHELKQRIMAGIDEVNRHPVIHTWSYKLAEAA; encoded by the coding sequence ATGGCAGGACAGCGGCGTGTGATCGAGTTGGCGATGAACGAGGAAGAGGTTGTGCAATTGGGCGCGATATCGCGCTCGCGCACGGAACGCGCGAGCCGGGTGGCGCGCGCGCAAATGCTGCTCAACTATCGTGAAACACCGTCGTTCTTCACGGTGGGGCGAAGGCTGGGGGTTCATCATCAGACAGTGCAACGCTGCGTCGAACGGGCGGTGGACTATGGCCCGCTGGCCGCACTTGATGACCGGCCGCGACCGGGGAAGGAGCCTGTGATCACGCCGGAGGCTAAGGCTTGGCTGGTATCGTTGGCCTGCGACAAGGCCAAGGACCACGGCTATCCGCACGAGTTGTGGACGACGCGGTTGCTGGCCCGCCATGCGCGCGAGCACGGCCCGACGGCTGGACACGCCTGTTTGGCCAGTCTGGTCCAGGGCACGGTGTGCAAGATCCTCGGCAAAGAGGAAATCAAGCCGCATAAGGTGCGCTATTATCTTGAGCAACGAGACGCCGAGTTCGAACAGAAGATGGCCGAGGTTCTGTGCGTCTATCGTGAAGTCGAGGTCCTGAAAAAAGCCTCTGCCAATTCGAACAGGCGGCGCAAGCTGGTGGCGATCATCTCGTGCGATGAAAAGCCCGGAATCCAGGCCATCGCAACGACGGCGCCGGATTTGCCGCCCGTGCCTGGCGCCTACGCCACCTTCGCGCGCGACCATGAATACAAGCGCCATGGCAGGCTCAGCCTGTTGGCCGGGATTGATTTGCTTACCGGCAAGGTCCATGCGCTCGTGCGAGATCGCCATCGCAGCCGCGAGTTCGTCGAATTGCTCAAGCTCCTCGATGCTGCCTACCCGGTCGGGACCGCAATCAAGTTGATCCTCGACAATCATTCCGCGCACATATCGAGAGAGACCAGAGCCTGGCTCGCTACTCGACCGGCCGGCCGCTTCGAACTCATCTTCACTCCTAAGCACGGCTCGTGGCTCAATCTTATTGAGGGCTTCTCCAAGTTCGCTCGCTCGGTGCTGCGCCATATCCGGGTGACCTCGAAACATGAGCTCAAACAGCGCATCATGGCTGGTATCGACGAGGTCAATCGCCATCCCGTCATCCACACATGGTCCTACAAACTCGCCGAGGCCGCCTGA
- a CDS encoding helix-turn-helix transcriptional regulator: MQTITDSKTLGLRIRQERKSQGLTQEQLAGLTGVGVRFVRELEAGKETCQLGRALQVASALGLFLSVGRRRDSGS, translated from the coding sequence ATGCAGACGATAACCGACAGCAAAACCCTCGGCCTCCGGATCCGGCAGGAACGCAAATCGCAGGGCCTCACACAGGAACAGCTCGCCGGCCTTACCGGCGTCGGCGTGCGTTTCGTGCGCGAACTGGAAGCGGGGAAGGAGACCTGCCAACTTGGTCGTGCGCTCCAGGTGGCCAGCGCCCTCGGCCTCTTCCTGTCGGTCGGCCGCCGACGGGATAGCGGGTCATGA
- a CDS encoding type II toxin-antitoxin system HipA family toxin, which translates to MTHLLDVYFRETKAGILSQDEDGALGYAYYADYLAGQQPRVISFSMPLREEPYADRVARPFFSGLLPDEGARQRLAGALGLSAGNAFGLLEVIGGECAGALSLYPAGEAPAPSDDDEALSAERLKEIIGKLRERPLLGGEEGVRLSLAGAQDKLAVIVEGETIRLAKGGRPTTHILKPVIQALEGTVENELFCLRLAERLQLPVPRVEMRRAGDTAFLLIQRYDRARTDGGHIERLHQEDFCQALSVPPELKYEEEGGPGTKSSLDLIDRACARPAADRLRFIRMLIFHYLVGNADAHGKNYALLYDGDTPNLAPLYDVVCTAAYPRLAKKLAMAIGGRSVPDTIQLKHWLTLVPETRGAQRLLIRDIATMAGRIGDEADALLAQLANVGADHAILKSVRAVIATRATHLLRMTEGG; encoded by the coding sequence ATGACTCATCTACTGGACGTATATTTCAGGGAGACCAAGGCCGGCATTCTCAGCCAGGACGAGGACGGCGCGCTGGGCTACGCCTATTACGCCGACTATCTCGCCGGGCAGCAGCCCCGCGTCATTTCCTTCTCGATGCCGCTGCGGGAAGAACCCTATGCCGACCGGGTCGCGCGTCCGTTCTTCTCGGGCCTTCTTCCGGACGAGGGCGCGCGGCAGCGTCTTGCCGGAGCGCTTGGCCTTTCGGCTGGCAATGCGTTCGGCCTGCTCGAGGTCATCGGTGGCGAATGCGCGGGCGCCTTGTCGTTGTATCCAGCTGGTGAAGCGCCGGCTCCTTCCGACGATGACGAGGCTCTCAGTGCAGAGCGACTCAAGGAAATCATCGGCAAGCTGCGCGAGCGGCCCCTGCTCGGAGGAGAGGAGGGCGTTCGTCTCTCACTGGCCGGCGCCCAGGACAAGCTCGCGGTGATCGTCGAAGGCGAGACGATCCGGCTAGCCAAGGGCGGCCGCCCAACCACCCATATTCTGAAGCCGGTCATCCAGGCGCTGGAAGGAACCGTCGAGAACGAGCTCTTCTGTCTGCGCCTGGCAGAGCGTCTCCAACTGCCGGTTCCAAGGGTCGAGATGCGCCGTGCCGGCGACACCGCGTTTCTTCTGATCCAGCGCTATGACCGTGCGCGGACTGACGGCGGACACATCGAACGATTGCACCAGGAGGATTTCTGCCAGGCGCTCAGCGTTCCACCCGAACTCAAATATGAAGAAGAGGGCGGTCCCGGTACCAAGAGCTCGCTGGACCTGATCGATCGGGCCTGCGCACGACCGGCGGCGGACCGGTTGCGCTTCATCCGGATGCTGATCTTTCATTATCTCGTGGGCAATGCCGATGCGCACGGAAAGAATTACGCGCTGCTCTATGACGGCGATACGCCGAATCTCGCCCCACTCTACGACGTGGTTTGCACCGCCGCCTATCCGCGGCTGGCCAAGAAGCTCGCCATGGCGATCGGCGGACGATCCGTTCCCGACACGATCCAACTGAAGCACTGGCTGACGCTCGTTCCCGAAACCCGGGGCGCGCAACGCCTTCTCATCCGCGATATCGCAACCATGGCCGGGCGCATTGGAGATGAGGCCGACGCTTTGCTCGCGCAGCTGGCGAATGTAGGGGCGGACCACGCCATTCTAAAATCCGTGCGCGCAGTCATCGCGACCCGGGCAACGCACCTTTTGCGGATGACCGAAGGTGGATGA
- a CDS encoding transposase family protein — MPRRTMRTKKPPRVVPEPRRRIKMRTFADWNEPLPGSMEMDLVAHCGEANRGSYVHSLVLTDIASGWTEAAPIVVREGTLVVETLERIRMGLPFALRALDVDNGSEFVNNRLIEYCLGHGIELTRSRPYRKNDQAWIEQKNGAVVRKLLGYRRFEGLAAARAITRLYGASRLFVNFFQPSFKLAAKQRDGAKVAKRYHPPQTPCERLLQAEGIPMAAKSKLREIAADLDPLKLLEEIRAVQAYLAALADGETPPPPTSEPPDLAAFVASLSSAWHAGEIRPTFSTEAKPRYLRSLQKVSTQVLIAAPTAALKPVISPTPAAKAAKMQEKPKPVYAEPGQARVQALRMVWPIVCRRLEEFPNINATQLFEELCVQFPGRFTRKQYKTLVRRVNLWRQAARARGVVVGPKTYRRLNDKPRGRRPDIFKDHWEEMARCLEKRPDQTALELLVEFQVRYPGRYSLRQLHTLQKRVRAWRQQAVQRLIGEVSSLAPYLASDSTRLASG; from the coding sequence ATGCCGAGGCGCACCATGCGTACGAAAAAGCCGCCAAGGGTTGTGCCAGAGCCGCGGCGGCGCATCAAAATGCGCACCTTTGCTGACTGGAACGAGCCGCTTCCCGGCAGCATGGAAATGGACCTGGTTGCTCATTGCGGAGAGGCCAACCGCGGTAGCTACGTTCACAGCCTGGTTCTGACCGATATCGCGAGCGGATGGACGGAGGCCGCGCCCATCGTGGTCCGAGAAGGCACCCTCGTGGTCGAGACACTCGAGCGCATCCGCATGGGCTTGCCCTTTGCCCTGAGAGCGCTGGATGTGGATAATGGCAGCGAGTTCGTCAACAACAGGCTGATCGAATATTGCCTTGGTCACGGCATCGAACTCACTCGCTCGCGGCCTTACCGTAAGAACGACCAAGCGTGGATAGAGCAGAAAAATGGCGCCGTTGTACGGAAGCTCCTGGGTTATCGGCGCTTTGAAGGCTTGGCGGCGGCCAGAGCGATCACGCGCCTTTACGGGGCATCCCGGCTGTTTGTGAACTTCTTCCAGCCCTCGTTCAAGCTGGCTGCCAAGCAGCGCGACGGAGCGAAGGTGGCCAAGCGCTATCATCCGCCGCAGACGCCCTGTGAGCGTCTCCTGCAGGCGGAGGGCATCCCGATGGCTGCCAAGAGCAAGCTGCGCGAGATCGCCGCCGACCTCGATCCGCTGAAGCTTCTGGAGGAGATACGAGCTGTGCAGGCCTATCTCGCAGCCCTGGCTGACGGCGAAACACCGCCGCCGCCGACATCCGAACCACCCGACCTGGCCGCGTTCGTAGCAAGCCTGTCGAGTGCCTGGCATGCGGGCGAAATCCGTCCGACATTCTCCACCGAAGCCAAACCGCGTTACCTACGAAGTCTACAAAAGGTCTCGACGCAAGTCCTTATTGCGGCTCCCACCGCCGCGCTCAAGCCGGTGATCTCACCCACTCCTGCCGCGAAAGCCGCGAAGATGCAGGAGAAGCCGAAGCCGGTCTACGCCGAGCCTGGCCAAGCCCGCGTCCAGGCGCTCCGCATGGTGTGGCCGATCGTTTGCCGCCGATTGGAAGAATTCCCCAACATCAATGCCACGCAACTCTTCGAAGAGCTGTGTGTCCAGTTTCCAGGTCGATTTACCCGCAAGCAGTACAAAACACTCGTCCGACGGGTCAATCTGTGGCGCCAAGCAGCTCGCGCACGCGGTGTTGTCGTTGGGCCGAAGACGTATCGTCGGCTCAACGACAAACCGCGTGGCCGACGTCCAGACATCTTTAAGGACCATTGGGAAGAGATGGCACGATGCCTTGAAAAGCGTCCGGATCAGACCGCACTTGAACTTCTCGTCGAGTTCCAGGTCCGTTATCCCGGGCGATACAGCTTGCGCCAGCTTCACACGTTGCAGAAGCGAGTAAGGGCGTGGCGACAACAAGCCGTGCAGCGGCTCATCGGCGAGGTCAGCAGCCTAGCGCCATACCTCGCTTCAGATTCCACACGTCTGGCGAGCGGGTAA
- a CDS encoding response regulator, whose product MYILLIGHNEDFVRDVREHTMGHAVDWAKDLSEARDKASLFAYDLVLLDIELPDGNGIDYLREMKKRPDSAPVIIVAGRDQDEIEGLNAGAADYLAKPFNFGVLSARIHAVGRRHGKFPEPYCVGTLSINSAERRCERDGQPVYLTACEWTVFNCLLRRPGTLVSKAKIEDVLFSLGSEIESNTVEVYVSRLRKKIGGDRIATVRGVGYSFVAESVLDHVDLVREVRSKVNDLLKKPWFAGRLILDVDGCPSLVRKFEDALAVDLALHYLLDNALTHGLPDTLATVSVRANGTIAIVNAGPVVPLPDLDEITERYEYERRKTQPDFPGLPLANHVIKHVGGSLEFASPAPGREDGFEAIIRIPQ is encoded by the coding sequence ATGTATATTTTGCTCATTGGACACAACGAGGACTTTGTCCGCGATGTACGCGAACATACGATGGGCCACGCGGTCGACTGGGCCAAGGACCTGTCCGAAGCGCGGGATAAAGCAAGTCTGTTCGCCTACGACCTTGTTCTGCTCGACATTGAGCTGCCAGACGGCAACGGCATCGACTACCTGCGGGAGATGAAGAAGCGGCCTGATTCGGCACCGGTCATCATCGTGGCAGGCCGCGATCAGGACGAAATCGAGGGGCTCAACGCTGGTGCCGCCGACTATTTGGCCAAGCCGTTCAATTTCGGCGTACTTTCCGCGCGCATTCATGCCGTGGGGCGTCGTCATGGGAAGTTCCCGGAGCCATATTGTGTCGGGACGCTGTCAATAAACTCGGCCGAGCGGCGCTGCGAGCGCGACGGGCAGCCGGTCTACCTGACTGCATGCGAATGGACAGTTTTCAACTGCCTTCTGCGCCGGCCCGGAACGTTAGTTTCGAAGGCGAAGATCGAGGACGTACTCTTTTCCTTGGGTTCGGAGATTGAGAGCAACACCGTGGAGGTTTATGTTAGCCGGCTCCGCAAGAAGATCGGCGGGGACCGAATAGCGACAGTGCGTGGCGTCGGGTACAGTTTCGTGGCCGAATCGGTCCTAGACCACGTCGATCTTGTCCGAGAGGTTCGGTCAAAGGTTAATGACCTCTTGAAAAAGCCGTGGTTTGCCGGACGGCTAATCCTTGACGTCGACGGCTGCCCCTCTTTGGTGCGCAAATTTGAAGACGCCCTTGCGGTTGACCTCGCGCTTCATTACCTACTCGACAATGCACTCACACATGGACTGCCCGATACCCTGGCAACAGTTTCCGTCCGAGCTAATGGAACTATCGCCATTGTAAACGCAGGACCGGTGGTGCCCCTCCCAGACCTTGACGAAATAACAGAGCGATATGAATATGAGCGTCGTAAGACTCAGCCGGACTTCCCTGGTCTACCCCTCGCTAATCATGTTATCAAGCACGTCGGGGGCAGCCTTGAATTTGCCTCGCCTGCCCCAGGTCGCGAGGATGGTTTTGAGGCGATTATTCGAATCCCTCAATGA
- a CDS encoding IS1380 family transposase, with protein sequence MNDLTLPLSGLSSVGGKSVVARFDGGMLSSNSGVLALAEVEKRLRVAERLARCIDDPRCPDQVVHSLADMIGFRMKMIAAGYEDGNDANRLRRDPVFKMAQDALPSGRDLASQSTLCRLENLPGVRELVAMGRAMVDLYCASFRQVPKRIVLDIDDTFDAVHGGQQLRLFNAHHDEYGFQPIVVFDGAGRFVSAILRPAKRPSGAEIRPHLRRLVRAIRINWPNIRILLRGDSHYCSPQVIDWCRANDVDFIFGLAPTTTLRKHVADLEASTTARFEASAKTGKVRRFKEFVDGAASWSRVERIIARVEVGAQGADTRFIVTNLASGKAKALYEDLYCRRGAAENHIKSWKTHLAADRTSCTRATANQFRLFLHAGAYWLMWSLRAAMPRRSSFAVAQFDTLRLRLIKIAARVVEMKTQIRLHLPTSCPDQRILRIVLDRIPQLVT encoded by the coding sequence ATGAACGATCTTACGCTGCCGCTGAGCGGTTTGTCATCAGTCGGCGGCAAGTCCGTCGTCGCCCGTTTCGACGGCGGCATGCTGTCGTCCAACAGCGGCGTTCTGGCTTTGGCCGAGGTGGAAAAGCGGTTGCGGGTGGCCGAGCGTCTGGCGCGTTGCATCGACGATCCGCGCTGCCCGGACCAGGTCGTCCACAGCCTGGCGGACATGATCGGCTTTCGCATGAAGATGATTGCCGCCGGCTACGAGGACGGCAACGACGCCAACCGGCTGCGCCGCGATCCGGTCTTCAAGATGGCCCAGGATGCGCTGCCGTCGGGTCGGGATCTGGCGTCGCAATCGACGCTGTGCCGGCTGGAGAACCTGCCCGGCGTGCGGGAGCTGGTTGCGATGGGGCGGGCGATGGTCGATCTCTATTGCGCCTCGTTCCGGCAGGTGCCGAAGCGGATCGTACTCGACATTGACGACACCTTCGACGCTGTGCACGGAGGCCAACAGCTTCGCCTGTTCAATGCCCACCATGACGAGTACGGCTTCCAGCCGATCGTAGTGTTCGATGGTGCGGGACGGTTCGTCAGCGCGATCCTGCGACCGGCCAAGCGGCCGAGTGGGGCTGAGATCCGCCCCCACCTGCGCCGTCTGGTGCGGGCGATCCGGATCAACTGGCCGAACATTCGAATCCTGCTCCGCGGCGATAGCCATTATTGCAGCCCGCAGGTCATCGACTGGTGCCGCGCCAACGACGTCGACTTCATCTTTGGCCTCGCGCCCACCACGACCCTGCGCAAGCATGTCGCGGATCTGGAGGCCAGCACGACGGCGCGCTTCGAAGCGTCGGCCAAGACAGGCAAGGTCCGCAGGTTCAAGGAGTTCGTTGACGGCGCCGCTAGTTGGAGCCGCGTCGAGCGCATCATCGCGCGGGTCGAGGTCGGCGCCCAAGGTGCCGACACCCGCTTCATCGTCACCAATCTGGCCAGTGGCAAGGCCAAGGCGCTCTACGAGGACCTCTACTGCCGGCGCGGCGCGGCCGAGAACCACATCAAGTCCTGGAAGACGCATCTTGCCGCCGACCGCACATCCTGCACAAGAGCGACGGCCAACCAGTTCCGGCTCTTCCTGCATGCCGGCGCCTACTGGCTGATGTGGAGCCTGCGCGCTGCGATGCCGAGGCGCTCGAGCTTTGCCGTCGCCCAATTTGACACGCTGCGATTGCGCCTCATCAAAATCGCCGCGCGGGTGGTCGAGATGAAAACGCAAATCCGCCTGCACCTGCCGACATCCTGCCCCGACCAGCGTATTCTGCGCATCGTCCTCGATCGCATCCCCCAACTCGTGACATAG